The following coding sequences are from one Culex quinquefasciatus strain JHB chromosome 1, VPISU_Cqui_1.0_pri_paternal, whole genome shotgun sequence window:
- the LOC6035231 gene encoding kelch-like protein 10, translating to MQICELEDELEQGGSATSVPQRCISYVAMQALYEMRLSNTLCDATIHQDEFTFRVHRAILSSCSDYFRTLFTTSVPSEKDTITIAGIRGAIMERIIKYAYLRECDVREEDMFEMYAAADYLGMASLQERCIQYIKKVLRPSNAVVIMLYARQRMCPQLYAYTRAYIMRHFVEISRRCADLMNLELDDLYELLSDETLNVKDEEMVWQCCVRWIKHDPGSRAQHVAKLMKAVRLGLLRTQFFMDEVKENPFVTACDATKPIVIEALTFLYDLDMVNSTQNKIKTPSIAMPRLPHDVIFTFGGWSEGLPQSVIETYDTRADRWVKIDAGNRTEVRAYYGAATIGPMVYCIGGYDGVEHFNTCRRFDAVEKVWTEIAPMHSRRCYVSVVELSGLIYAMGGYDGHNRQNTAEVYNPRTNQWTMINPMNHLRSDADACTLEGKIYIVGGFNGQECLSTAEVYDPRENAWTLLPNMHNRRSGVSCIAHKGTINVIGGFNGIARMSSCERYDPCTNRWREFKDMYHQRSNFGIEVIDDMIFAIGGYDGAVAISQTECYVAETNEWLEATDLNQMRSAFKAVIVSGLPNVRDYIHKDRESLITERRQKIHVAEQEGDFIASLSASTINDVD from the exons ATGCAGATTTGCGAGCTGGAAGACGAGCTGGAGCAGGGCGGCTCGGCGACGTCGGTTCCCCAGCGCTGCATCAGTTACGTGGCCATGCAAGCCCTGTACGAGATGCGGCTCAGCAACACGCTGTGCGACGCCACGATCCACCAGGACGAGTTTACGTTCCGGGTGCACCGGGCGATTCTGAGCTCGTGCAGCGACTACTTCCGGACGCTGTTCACGACGTCGGTGCCGAGCGAGAAGGACACGATCACGATCGCGGGCATTCGGGGCGCGATCATGGAGCGGATCATCAAGTACGCGTACCTGAGGGAGTGCGATGTTAGGGAGGAGGACATGTTTGAGATGTACGCCGCGGCGGATTATCTGGGCATGGCGAGTCTGCAGGAGCGATGTATCCAGTACATCAAGAAGGTTCTGCGGCCGAGCAACGCCGTGGTGATCATGCTGTACGCACGCCAGCGCATGTGTCCACAGCTGTACGCGTACACGAGGGCGTACATCATGCGGCATTTTGTGGAGATTTCTAGAAGGTGTGCGGATTTGATGAACCTGGAGCTGGACGATCTGTACGAGCTGCTGAGCGACGAAACGCTCAACGTCAAGGACGAAGAGATGGTGTGGCAGTGTTGCGTGCGGTGGATCAAGCACGATCCTGGTAGCAGGGCTCAACACGTCGCGAAGCTCATGAAGGCCGTACGGCTGGGGCTGCTGCGGACGCAGTTCTTCATGGACGAGGTGAAGGAGAACCCGTTCGTGACGGCTTGCGACGCGACGAAGCCGATCGTCATCGAGGCGTTGACGTTTCTGTACGATCTGGACATGGTAAATTCTACGCAGAACAAA ATTAAAACACCATCGATAGCGATGCCACGACTTCCGCACGACGTGATCTTCACGTTCGGAGGCTGGAGCGAAGGTCTGCCGCAAAGTGTGATCGAGACGTACGATACGAGGGCGGATCGGTGGGTCAAGATCGACGCCGGCAACCGGACGGAAGTTCGGGCGTATTACGGTGCGGCTACGATCGGGCCAATGGTTTACTGCATCGGTGGGTACGATGGGGTCGAACACTTCAACACCTGTCGCCGGTTCGATGCGGTGGAGAAAGTCTGGACGGAGATCGCGCCGATGCACAGTCGGAGGTGTTATGTGAGTGTGGTGGAGTTGAGCGGGTTGATCTACGCCATGGGAGGGTACGATGGACACAACCGGCAGAACACGGCCGAGGTGTACAATCCCCGGACGAATCAGTGGACCATGATCAACCCAATGAACCACCTACGATCGGACGCCGATGCGTGCACGCTTGAGGGGAAGATCTACATCGTGGGTGGTTTCAACGGGCAGGAATGTCTGAGCACGGCCGAGGTGTATGACCCACGGGAAAACGCCTGGACGCTGCTGCCGAACATGCACAACCGGCGATCGGGAGTCTCGTGCATTGCTCACAAAGGCACGATCAACGTGATCGGCGGGTTCAACGGGATCGCTAGGATGAGCAGCTGCGAGCGGTACGATCCGTGCACCAATCGGTGGCGCGAGTTCAAGGACATGTACCACCAGCGAAGCAACTTTGGGATCGAGGTGATCGACGACATGATTTTCGCCATCGGTGGATACGACGGG GCCGTCGCAATCTCCCAGACCGAGTGCTACGTCGCGGAAACGAACGAGTGGCTCGAGGCCACCGACCTGAACCAGATGCGGTCGGCGTTCAAGGCGGTGATCGTGTCGGGGCTGCCGAACGTGCGCGACTACATCCACAAGGACCGCGAGAGCCTGATCACCGAGCGGCGCCAAAAGATCCACGTGGCCGAGCAGGAGGGCGACTTTATCGCGTCCCTGTCGGCGAGCACCATCAACGACGTTGACTGA